AACTGTATCGCCGTCTGGCCAGCTCGTGTGCAGACTTACAACGCCAGCAGCGATTGGCACGGCGAGAAGGGCTGTGGGTCACATTACGGATCAGTTATGGGCAGAAAGCTTGCAGAGGCACAAGCAGCTCTGTGAAAATGGTTAAAACTGAACTTGTTTCCAAAGCAATGGCAAAGAATTTAGCGGTCCACGCGCGGCCTCACAGAGCTCATTATGGAAGAGATACGAAGCTCACGCGTGAAGTGTATTGCTGGAAGCTATGGGGTATCAGGAGCAGAGAGCTGCAGCGGCGGGCCGTATTACACAGAATCCACACGGCTCTGAGGCTGTAAATGGCTCTGGACGGTTATGGACGCTGGCGGACGGACTATGATTGGGGTATGGTGCAGGAGACATCTGTAGGCACCCAGCAGACCACTTGAACCCCTAATAATAAAGCTAATACCGGTACGCTGATCTTTTGCAGCTCTGCTACACAGCTGTTGGGTAAATCAAGGTCACCAAACACAAATCAGTTTTTAAACACTGAAAGAGATGAGACTGTTCCCCCTCCTACCCCCCTCGGCCACAGTAAAGGGGCATTGGACTGGAAACACTAATGTCTTCCCTCCCAGCGCTGAGCCATAATCTGCTTAATAATTGAGCTTGTTGAAGGAAGAAACCCTGATGGCTGACGGGACGAGCTGTAAGCAGAAGAGTCACCACAGGAATATATAAGCTGCCAAAAGTGGTCACCACGAGGTCCAAACCTGCCCTCGCTCCACCAGGCAAAGAAAGACCTGAAAGTGCCACAGAGCGACAGCCACAGTGGGGGACACCGGCGCGGCATATACAGCCAATCACAAGCCACAGGGGCAATTAATCACTGCACTTCCTGTCCACGCATGGGCCGCTCTTTGTTAAGCAGGTGGTGGGGTTTACAGGTTTAATGAACTGATGgtgatttaaatattaatttgcaggaccagccaagctctcccggcagcagaagctcacaggATGGACCTTCGTAATCTGCCTACTGGGACACAGTTTCACTTCAATGCATCGATAGATACTGAGATACCCAATAGAAGCTCCCGTGTTGGTGAAGAACGACATGGAAAGGCCCAGGGCCTCCATCAGAAGCCATCATACCCAGTGGCCAAGGTTCTGTGGCACTCACGTGATGAAGGCCCATGGCTCTCTGATTATGCCTCTGCTAACGGTGGCAAGTTTCCATCTAGAGAGGCAGCGAGTGAGCCGTATCAAACACAACCATCAGGGAAAGTCTGTTGATAATTAGAGGTGGGGGGCATTTTGTGTTTGGAGGAGAGGGGGCACTGTTCTGTATAATACCATAGCTTTAATGAGGAGCCGGTGAAGGGTTCCTTAAAAATGAACTGATAATCCCCACCTTCCAACTAAAGCCAAGAGATATGGAAGAGTCAGAGCAGCCGAGCGCCCACCAAAAGGGGCATTCTCTACCAAAGCCGCTAAGctaccagcagcagcagcagctcctgTCTCGTCAGGCTGCACCAGCCTCAGCGGGGCAGGTCCTACAGACTGGAATCAGCCCTGGCCATGGCACACCAGGGGACCCCACATTCTCGGCACATTGACTGGGAATATGGCTGCGTTTATTCCTAAATCATGCAGTGGAAAGGCACTCCATTACTAATATTCTTAACAGCAGAAAAAGAATAGGAACCATAAGTCAGTAGAGTCCCCTAGGCATATTCTGGCCCCCAGTGTAACCATCCATAGCCCTGGAGCATGATGGCTCTTACAGTAGGTATACGCAGAAAAGCTAAAATTGTGTTGTAAAGAATAAAGACGAGACAACATGGAAAGTGCAGTGTTTTACTGTTCAATGTGTATGtcacagtaaaaataaaatattccagCATAAAAAAGGAACTAAAATACACTTCTGGCTAGAGATAACCTCAAACAATAAATGCTTGACTGCAGCTTAACAAAACTCCATTATGTCCAAAGAGTGCGCTCCAATGAAGCCTCCTGCCCTATGGGAATGAATAAAATCACACAATTAAGACAGTTTCTGCAGGAAGAGATCTTCATTCTCTGAGAGTCAACGCAAAAACACTGAGAAACAGACACAGTAACAGCCGTGTTTACGTGTGCTCCGCATCTTGTGACAATCTCCGGGATTGCGGCTTAATTGAAGCCAATGTCCTTTCGCTCTCATGGTGACCGATCACGTGCAGTCTATACCTGACAATGGCACCATTTAAATCccataaaaagtacaaaaagggACCCCTGAGCAGGGCCTCTATAGGAGCAAACTGTAGGACCTGTCGGGAAGAGCCAGAGCTCAGTAAGCACTCTGTCCTTTCCTTCAGCAGCTCCAAGTGCTGTGTGAACACATCGCAAGGAGCACGGAAGCCACAACAGAGCAGCAGAGTGTCAGCTCCTGGAGCGAGGCTGGTGGCAGGACACGAGAATGTTATCACCTGAAAGCAATGATACAGTACATAGAGTATACCAGCAGTTACACGGGTGAAGGAAGACAGGACAGGGAGCACCAAAGAGTCACCGTCCTGCAGCTGGTTCAGGGCATGTAGAACCCAGTTGAGGAGCTGCTGCTGGTAGGCTGGATCCCCATCGTGCAGAACAGAAGAGCATTTAAGTGAACATGGAGACTGAATGAAAAGACAAGGCACCTGCCTGGCATTCAGAAACTCAGAGAGCGAACGAGAGCCACAAACCAGAACACGCTGACCGGCCTGTGTCATAGTTACCACCTCTGTGCCAATAGTCTCTGTGGCCAACGTAACACAAAGCGGGCAGCTTGGGAAAGAGTCCTCTGCAGACGCCTTAAAGCACCCCTCAATGGCTGCGTTTAAGCTCTTTAATTCCTCGCTGTCACAGAAGGGGGAGCTTTGGATTCTTGTCAGCAGCTTCCCCTCCAGGATGTACCACTCACTGATTTTCGGGTCACCATAACCTCCTTCAAGAAAGCAACCAGCACCCACGTTGTCTTGAAAATGCTCTTTGAGCCAGGGGCTAAAATAACCAGCAGCCACCTTTGCGGCCCAGGTTAAGCTCTCAAGCTGCTTCCTCTCATTGAAGGTGTCAGTGCTTCGGACACGGCCGCTCACACATCGCGTGCCGACGCTGCACCCGGCCTGCACTTTTCTAACAAGCCAGTGTTTTCTGGGAATACGCTTTATCTGGAACTTTTGGAAGTAATAGGAAACTGCATAATCCCGCAAGGCATTCAACCGGGACTTCTCCTCTTCCCCCATATACGAGAAGAGCTGAAGATTTCCCATGATGGTTTCTGTCTGATGCTTGTGGAAGAGAGTACAGCACTCTAGGTGGCATCTCATAAACGATGCTGGAAGGATTCTGTGGGGGAACAGGGCTTTGCTCACGATATCTGCGCCAAAGTTCTGGATCATTTTTGACAGGAGGTCTTCCATAGGCTCTTTCCCAGAGTACCCCAAGCATACGACATAAACCTCAGAGTTTCCAGCTTTGCTCGTTCCGGGTTTAATAATGTGCACCTGATCAAAACTACAATTCAGAAGATACATGAGGTTGACAGAGGAGTGCTGAAAAAGGGTAAACATCTTCAAAACAAACGACCCTCCCTTGCCAAGGGTTGCCAGACAGGTGACCACTTCACAATAATGTAGAGGAGAAACGAGAGACTCCTGCTCTCCTGGGTTGCCTTGGCAGTCAAAGCTTCCATCTGCGGTGATCAGATGGACAGTGGGCATGTTGCTAATGAAATGCTGTAGACCTGTCAGGTGTTTCAAAGTCATGACATCCCCTGTATTGTCTGGTCCAAAAAACCACCATGGAAGTGTGTTTGCTATCAGGCGATCATCAGTAATCATAACCAGCCCGTCATTGGCTTCGTGGTAAGGATTAAGTGTGTTGGCGACCCAATTCCAATCGCAATTCAGAGCTTGTGTTTTCAGGTAATGGTTAAGACTGGCCACAAAAGCCCCCGGTGCCTCGCAGAGATGAATGGTGTTCAGCTCCCTGTTCCACAAAGCTTCATTGGGTAGAAGTGAATAGGTGCCCAGAATCTCATGGAACTTGCACCAGGCTTGGGTGCAAAGCTCAGCATTGGCGGATCTTCGTACCTCAGACACGACCTTGCCTGCCTTGTTTGTGAATGACGTGTGTTGATGCCATTCATCCAGCCTTTTGTCACTCAGAAGGTTCTTCACTTGATTGAGAGAGTCTTTCAAAGCTAGAAGTTCTTGGAATTCCTCATGTGCAGAGATAAAGGCCTCCCCAGAGCCTGGAAGAAGCCAGTTGGCCTCTTTCACATATTGGTAGTGTTTGCTGAACAGGGTTTCGATCTCTGCTGGGATATCATCCTGGAGCATGGTGGAGTCGGGGTCACTGCTGTGCCTGTGCTTTTCCCTGAGGACAGCACAACTTGCTATAAAGAGATATTAGGAACATATTAATAGCACATTTGTGTCAAGTGACAAGGGCAGATACTGTAAATACTGCTCTAACTCAGCTGCCTTCACACATACAGGCCTGTAGGACAGCAAAGCCAGTACCAAGAGGTGCACCAGTAACCTCTGATGGGGTGAAAGCATGCTGTGCAGTCAAATTCAGATCTGAACTGTCAGTATTTGGAAATACTGATAGCTGATGTCCTGAGACTAAGCACCACAGGCTGTCAAGCTGCTACCCAGTACTGGAGGTCCCTGTCAGAGGTGCCACCAGACCACAGAAGGAACATGTGGCTTCCTGATGCCCCAGCTACACGCTTCAGGTATGTAAACAATGGCTGGAGGtctgcggcagtcactccaagGCATCCAGAAAATGCATACCCTGGGTGGTCACGCAAGGTCCCCGGCACTACTGCCAGGCGCACCCCATCCACTGGCCAAATAAGCAATTTTCTAGCTGCAAATGCGCTACTCTGTCGAGCTTTAGTTAAGGGACATTTTCCTTTCTATTCCATTATTTTTGCGTCtcacatcccccccccccatcccctcTGCGCCCCTCCAGTCATTTCTTCCCCACCGGCCCTCTTTACCTGGACACACTGGAAACCCGGAAGCAACACGGAGCGTCGTCACGAAGTACAATCGCACCAAGTCACGTGACGGGGCGTGTCTAGGAGGCTAACACGCTGCTGCTAAAGCAACGGAGGATTAGTTCTAGAATAAAGGCTCCTGTTAGACAGCGAAAAAAACGGAATTAAGCGGGCAGTAGGATTAAATTatgtctctccccccccctccggCCAGTGCTGCCCTCCCCCGCCCCTCCAGGCACTCTGGGCAGTGCTGATCCCCCGCTCCCCTCCCCTACATAGTCTTTCCAGGCACTCTGGGCAGTGccgatccccccccccttacataCTGTACCACTAGGCACTGCTGCCCCCACCAAGTCCCTCTCCAGGCGCTGCTGGTCACCCCTCCTACCCGGTTCCTCTCCAGGTGCCGCTGGTCATCCCTCCTACCCGGTCCCTCTCCAGGCGCTGCTGGTCACCCCTCCTACCCGGTCCCTCTCCAGGCGCTGCTGGTCACCCCTCCTACCCGGTCCCTCTCCAGGCGCTGCTGGTCACCCCTCCTACCGGGTTCCTCTCCAGGCGCTGCTGGTCCCCCCTCCTACCCGGTCCCTCTCCAGGCGCTGCTGGTCACCCCTCCTACCCGGTCCCTCTCCAGGCACTGCTGGTCACCCCTCCTACCCGGTCCCTCTCCAGGCGCTGCTGGTCAACCCTCCTACCCGGTCCCTCTCCAGGGGTGTTACACCGGATGCTGGTCCACAAGGCCTCAGCTCCATTCAGATTCAGCACCATGGAGAGTTCAACCATTGACATGACACCCGTATTACCTGCATGGCACTGCAGATGAACTAAAGCTTTAGAAACAGTACGAGAGCTAGCCGACTGCGTTATTGGGTTATAGAACAGCTGAGGAGACGGTGCGCTTACTGAAGCTCGCCTGCATGCTTAAAGGGGCATTCGTTTGCAGCGGGTGGTGGCACGGCAGACTGCAGAAGAACGCCACTGCTGGTGACCCATTTGTGGTAGAGAAACATGAGTAGCAATTACAAATATAGCTACAAGTTATGTTGGCATCGATGGGGTAAAATTAGAGGGTTTGTTACTAGTGGGGCTCCTCACGGGTCAGTATTGGAGCCCCgactatcattttttttttttttaatcggtGATATTACAGAAGATAACAGTGAGGTCTCTGCAGATATAAAGGTCTGCAGCAGGGCAACCATTTCTAGGGGAAACTCAACgagtaaataaaaatggggggagcacagcagcagcagtagtagtttAATGTTGATGAAAGTAGAATAACGCACTTGGGATAATTTCCATGGACTTAAAGGTTAGCCAGCAACGTTTAAAAGGTGGATAAAGCAAGCAGGGTGTACAGAGAGGAGCGTTGGTAACAGGAAGAGGGAATTGGTTCTGCCCCATTTAGAGATCCTGGGTCAGACCATAACCTGAAGTATTAGGGATGGTTCTGGAGGGACTGCAGTGGGAAACGGTTTACAGGGTAAAAATGCTCTGGAAAGACTGGGAGTCTGAACAGGTCTTTTCTCCCCAAGCCAGGCAGAGGCggcgagagggagagagacacacaGGCAGAGGCggtgagggggagagagagacagacagaaggggcgagagggagagagacagacagaaggggcgagagggagagagagacagaggtggcgagagggagagacagacacagaggtggcgagagggagagagagacacaggtGGCGAGAGGGAGAAAGACATTAGACTCCTGGCAGATCTGACACTTGCTCCATACACCTGCCTGTTTACCCTGCGTTATGGTGGTCAGTGCTGGAGATAAACCCCATGACCCGTTGCAGATACTGTTGTAGTATAACATGGACAGAAACCCACTTGCAGTATGCCGTTTAGTGAACGTTCCCCAGAGATATATCAGAGGCAGTCAATGTTGCAGTTATTAAATAACCCCATCTGGATACCGCGAGGATACAGCATGCAGAGCGTTAACAGACTTCTGCCTTAATTATACATCAGACGGCATACATGGAGTGGAAGATATTTTTCTTCACTAGATGGCTAATGGACTGTCACAGGACTGGCTGGGAGGGGGGGCTGGGATTTTCGTGACACGCGGGTCACACTGTGTTTAGGTGCCTGATTACCGGTTGGCAGTGGATTAAGTACAGTAGTAGATGTATACACCCTGCTCAATGGGTTTCGTACATATGGATATTTAGTGCCGAGAGAATTGTTTCTTTGATTCTATAGGTTTTGGTATAGGGTACAGGATACCCTCTCTGCAGTATGATAGAGTCCTCAGAAACTGTCAGGTTCCAGCGCATGCACATATTTGCAACACCACATTGAATGCAGGTGTTGGAGAAAGGGTGGGAGGCAGACCCCCCGAACATCCCATACGATCGGTCTACACGCCAGTGAGCTATACATTGGGCCCATTGTGAGTAATGTAATTATGTAGCACTGGGTATGGGCTGTGTTCTTGCCCACCCCTgacagatggggggggggtttactcCCCCAGCATCAGAGAGCCCCTTGAAGTTTGAGCTACAGACTAGAACCAGCGAGCACGGTTCACTGTCGCCCTCTGTGGGTCACATGCCTACACTGCACGTAGTGCGGAACATATAAAAGGGGCCCGTGTAAACCAGAGCTGGCATCATTGGCAGAGAAGCCGCTCCGCTCAGTCACTCGCTGCTCTCGCTGGGAATAGAGGATGGCTCACAAGCAGCAGCCGCTGTACCTGCACCTGGCAGAGCTCACCGCCTCGCAGTTCCTGGATATATGGAAGCACTACGACTCTGACGGTAAGAAGGCACTCAGCCCTGCGATTTAACTGCATCATGACAAAAACTCACTACTTCCCAAATACCCCATTCAACAATCTCCCCCCATGCCACTTCCtaaaccccccccaaacacaaGCAGCACACCTTTGGGGAAGCAAACTATGGGGAATTTTTAGCCGTCGATCGGGTGTAAAAGCAGATGCTACCGCAATTGCTCCCGAAATCCAGCTACGTTCTGTTGGTCTGCTTTAGATATTTCAGCGTAACCAGTATGATGGATTCTATGGCTACGAGACCCTCTACGCTCCAATCGGCGCATCAGACCTCATTACTTCTGCACCGTTAGCCATCGTTAGATTAAATGGAGATGACTGGAGATTGAGGTCTCGGCAGACTAAGTCCAAATCATAACGGGTACATTTTGCAGGACCACGTATACCACATGTAACTCACAGCATACCACAAACATTTTCCGCCGAAGCTATAAGACAATCCGACCATCGACTGTTCTTTAAGTCTGGTCCCATAGTGAGGAAAGCTTCATTTCTATCCCATACccgtttaaattccctcactgtgttagcctccaccacttctgctgggagactgctcCATCCATCTACtactcttggtaaagtaaaactaccaatactttacattccatctaagcctctgatgcACCTTGCTCCTTTTGTCACTAATGCACCTTGCTAtacaccctgcttgctttttccaccCCTTTGTCAACGCTGCCTGTTTATCTTTAATAATTCCCACCAAGTCCCTCTGTTTGTATGTTGGAAGCACAGGGACCTCAATACTGTATTACATGCTGGAGCTTCCAAgtgcattactttacatttatcaacatttaaCTGCATCTTCCacactctcccccattcttctaacattaaaccaCAGCTGCCACGCTAGctagcccccccccacacactcctGCCCAgtgggggggctggctggtcGTAGGTAAATCTCAGGATGACCACAGCCCTTAAAGTCTTCCCTGCTGGGGGGCTCATCTGAACACGCTACACATAGCAGCAGGTTCCAGACTGTACATAGAGCGCCTTTTCCAGGACTGGTGCCGTAATGGAAGCAGTAAGTGAGGGAGAGGAGAAGAGTCCGCACACCTGCCTCCTCCACCCAAATGCCACAGCCGGCCAGCAACAAGACTAAGGATTAGGGCTGAGGGCTCATTGTACTGGGTCAAGCAGTCAAAAAGGTTAAAGGGAAGCGAGATCTAATCACGGGTGAACTGTACACTCACAAGTCTCGTCCGTTCAATCACGCGCAGCCAGATCCACCACCGAAACATGGCCAAGCGGCCGGTGCCTAGGACTAACGAAATGACCTACAAAGTGTTATGTAAGCATATCATGCACCACAGGGGAAACACGCCAAGCACTTGCCGCATAACAGACATACACGGTGGAGACCGCCAGTTATGCGCATCTTTGCTACGGTTTAGACTGTAAATATGAATTGATTGAGGCAGGCGCTCCGAGCCCCGACACAGCAGTATTACCCCTCTAGACATCTGCATGATGTCACCACTAAAAACACTGCACCCGTCTCCTTGTCAGAATCTCATTCTTTACTCAGGGAGGGGCAGGTGACAAGTACTCTACCAGGGGGGTAAAGAAGCAACCCTAGGCTTAGTTGTGTTCTCCGTCTGCAGAATATTAATGGTGAGACTAGAGGGCCAGCAGCATCGTGATTAGAAGCAGAGTGCTTTCTCACTAGCGCAGGCTTGGATAACATGCGCAGGTTTTATTTGCACCAACAATTAGCCCCCACTCCATCCACCCTAATCCATTGAGTCGCTTAACATGCCCGTTTAGTATGCACTGTTAGAGACTGTACGGTGTTAGTGGGCTGGCTTGTCCCAATAGTCTTAACGCGGCTGTGTATTTCGGGACAGGCGACAAAGTTCTGTCTGATTTCTCCACGCAGGAAATGGGTACATTGAGGGTAAAGAGCTGGAGAACTTTTTCCAAGAGCTTGAAGCAGCGCGGAGAGGAGCTGGAGTGGTAAGTGCTACGGGGTCAGGAGCCTCGCTGCTCTCCATGTATCTGCCGTTACTTGTCATTTAAAACCCAGAGCCACCTCCCTACAAAGCCACTAGAAATTCATTATGGCAACAGAGTAAATACAGAGGGCAGGTTTCTACTCACTCTCCGTACAACCAAACCATGGGTACCATGAGTGGTCCACACCTGGAACATCACTGCCACCTGCTGGTACCAAAGTTACCAAGACTTCCTGCAGCAGATCCACCAAGTGGCAGTCATCCGATCTGACTTGAGGCcactacacacacaccaatacatTTGAACTCAGTCCACATTGAACCCCCATTTTATACTAGAGGGGGCTCACGCAAGAAACATTAGAAGCTGCTCTGAGGTTCTTGCTGGGGATAAACAGTTTAACTGGGATGGTCTACGGGAAGCCCAAATCAAGAGCCGAAGTCTTCATACTCAACCAGCTGCTATGTAACCGACCCCGAGAGACCCCCCACTTGCACGGAGCGCATCCTGTGACTGTCTCCTCTGGATTTTAGGAGAGTTCCAGTGTTAATTTTGGGGAGAAGATGAAAGAATTCATGCAGAAATACGACAAGAACGCAGATGGGCGCATTGAGATGGCAGAGGTGAGTGTGGGCTCCTCAATGTATAGAGTTGTGCTGTACATATGTATGAGGACACGCCTGATCCCAGATCCTGTCTTCCAGCTGGCCCAGATACTTCCCACCGAGGAGAACTTTCTGCTTTGCTTCAGACAGAATGCTGGATCCAGCAGTGAATTCATGGAGGTCAGAGACAATACACACCGGGGGCAGATACACAGCAGGGTCACGCCAATGTATAGGGGATTTCTACCATCCATCCATAGGGTCACAGAATCAATAGAGGGGCTGATTCCATGCTAAGGTTGCCTACATGGTACTTGCCACATATTACTAACATTAGTGCCCAAATAACAACTCGCCAGGCAACATCTACTAAACACTTAACTTCACTCTTTCAGGCTTGGAGAAAATATGACACAGATCGAAGTGGCTACATAGAAGCCAATGAACTcaaggtgagtgtgtgtgcgtgcgcgcatgtgtgtatacacacaggGGCCCAAAGCACATCCTACCCAGCCTGGGGCACAAAGTGGTTACTGCTTCTACTTGCCTTTTCTGTTTGTACCACCAGGGATTTCTGTCAGACCTGCTTAAAAAAGCGAATCGGCCACTTGAGGACAAGAAACTTCACGAGTACACGCAGACTATTGTAAGTGTGCTACAGTGTGATAGTGAATACACAAATTACACTACAAGTGAAACTGTTCACTAGAGACAGCAGACAGACGTCAGGGATTGGTAAATATG
The nucleotide sequence above comes from Spea bombifrons isolate aSpeBom1 chromosome 10, aSpeBom1.2.pri, whole genome shotgun sequence. Encoded proteins:
- the CMTR2 gene encoding cap-specific mRNA (nucleoside-2'-O-)-methyltransferase 2, with product MLQDDIPAEIETLFSKHYQYVKEANWLLPGSGEAFISAHEEFQELLALKDSLNQVKNLLSDKRLDEWHQHTSFTNKAGKVVSEVRRSANAELCTQAWCKFHEILGTYSLLPNEALWNRELNTIHLCEAPGAFVASLNHYLKTQALNCDWNWVANTLNPYHEANDGLVMITDDRLIANTLPWWFFGPDNTGDVMTLKHLTGLQHFISNMPTVHLITADGSFDCQGNPGEQESLVSPLHYCEVVTCLATLGKGGSFVLKMFTLFQHSSVNLMYLLNCSFDQVHIIKPGTSKAGNSEVYVVCLGYSGKEPMEDLLSKMIQNFGADIVSKALFPHRILPASFMRCHLECCTLFHKHQTETIMGNLQLFSYMGEEEKSRLNALRDYAVSYYFQKFQIKRIPRKHWLVRKVQAGCSVGTRCVSGRVRSTDTFNERKQLESLTWAAKVAAGYFSPWLKEHFQDNVGAGCFLEGGYGDPKISEWYILEGKLLTRIQSSPFCDSEELKSLNAAIEGCFKASAEDSFPSCPLCVTLATETIGTEVVTMTQAGQRVLVCGSRSLSEFLNARQVPCLFIQSPCSLKCSSVLHDGDPAYQQQLLNWVLHALNQLQDGDSLVLPVLSSFTRVTAGILYVLYHCFQVITFSCPATSLAPGADTLLLCCGFRAPCDVFTQHLELLKERTECLLSSGSSRQVLQFAPIEALLRGPFLYFLWDLNGAIVRYRLHVIGHHESERTLASIKPQSRRLSQDAEHT
- the CALB2 gene encoding calretinin, which codes for MAHKQQPLYLHLAELTASQFLDIWKHYDSDGNGYIEGKELENFFQELEAARRGAGVESSSVNFGEKMKEFMQKYDKNADGRIEMAELAQILPTEENFLLCFRQNAGSSSEFMEAWRKYDTDRSGYIEANELKGFLSDLLKKANRPLEDKKLHEYTQTILRMFDLNGDGKLCLSEMSRLLPVQENFLLKFQGLKLSCEEFNTIFSFYDKDRNGYIDENELDALLRDFFEKNKKDVNIQSLTGYRQSIMSLCDGGRLYRKELEIVLCNDSSSLK